In the Microcebus murinus isolate Inina chromosome 14, M.murinus_Inina_mat1.0, whole genome shotgun sequence genome, one interval contains:
- the SLC25A28 gene encoding mitoferrin-2 isoform X3: protein MAAVKTRMQSLQPDPAARYRNVLEALWRIIRTEGLWRPMRGLNVTATGAGPAHALYFACYEKLKKTLSDVIHPGGNSHIANGAAGCVATLLHDAAMNPAEVVKQRMQMYNSPYHRVTDCVRAVWQNEGAGAFYRSYTTQLTMNVPFQAIHFMTYEFLQEHFNPQRRYNPSSHVLSGACAGAVAAAATTPLDVCKTLLNTQESLALNSNITGHITGMASAFRTVYQVGGVTAYFRGVQARVIYQIPSTAIAWSVYEFFKYLITKRQEEWRAGK from the exons ATGGCCGCGGTCAAG ACCCGGATGCAGAGTCTACAGCCTGACCCAGCGGCCCGCTATCGCAACGTGTTGGAGGCCCTCTGGAGGATTATAAGAACGGAGGGCCTATGGAGGCCCATGCGGGGGCTGAACGTCACAGCAACGGGCGCAGGCCCTGCCCACGCCCTTTATTTTGCCTGCTACGAAAAGTTAAAAAAGACACTGAGTGATGTAATCCACCCTGGGGGCAATAGCCATATTGCCAATG gTGCAGCTGGGTGTGTGGCAACATTACTTCACGATGCAGCCATGAATCCAGCGGAAG TGGTCAAGCAGAGGATGCAGATGTATAACTCACCATACCACCGGGTGACAGACTGTGTACGGGCAGTGTGGCAAAATGAAGGGGCCGGGGCCTTTTACCGCAGCTACACCACCCAGCTAACCATGAACGTTCCTTTCCAAGCCATTCACTTCATGACCTATGAATTCCTGCAGGAGCACTTTAACCCCCAGAGACGGTACAACCCCAGCTCCCACGTCCTCTCCGGAGCCTGTGCAGGAGCTGTAGCTGCCGCTGCCACAACCCCACTGGACGTTTGCAAAACACTGCTCAACACCCAGGAATCCTTGGCTTTGAACTCAAACATTACAGGACACATCACAGGCATGGCTAGTGCTTTCAGGACGGTATATCAAGTAGGTGGGGTGACCGCCTACTTCCGAGGGGTGCAGGCTAGAGTAATTTACCAGATCCCCTCCACAGCCATCGCGTGGTCTGTGTATGAGTTCTTCAAATACCTAATCACTAAACGGCAAGAAGAGTGGAGGGCAGGCAAGTGA
- the SLC25A28 gene encoding mitoferrin-2 isoform X1: MELEGRGAGGVAGGPAAGPGRSPGESALLDGWLQRGVGRGAGGGEAGACRPPVRQDPDSGPDYEALPAGATVTTYMVAGAVAGILEHCVMYPIDCVKTRMQSLQPDPAARYRNVLEALWRIIRTEGLWRPMRGLNVTATGAGPAHALYFACYEKLKKTLSDVIHPGGNSHIANGAAGCVATLLHDAAMNPAEVVKQRMQMYNSPYHRVTDCVRAVWQNEGAGAFYRSYTTQLTMNVPFQAIHFMTYEFLQEHFNPQRRYNPSSHVLSGACAGAVAAAATTPLDVCKTLLNTQESLALNSNITGHITGMASAFRTVYQVGGVTAYFRGVQARVIYQIPSTAIAWSVYEFFKYLITKRQEEWRAGK; this comes from the exons ATGGAGTTGGAGGGGCGGGGTGCTGGCGGTGTGGCGGGGGGGCCGGCGGCTGGGCCCGGGCGGAGCCCCGGGGAGTCAGCGCTGCTGGACGGGTGGCTGCAGCGGGGCGTGGGCCGGGGGGCCGGCGGCGGGGAGGCCGGGGCCTGCAGGCCCCCGGTGCGACAGGATCCGGACTCCGGCCCGGACTACGAGGCGTTGCCGGCTGGAGCCACTGTTACCACGTACATGGTGGCGGGCGCCGTGGCAGGGATCTTGGAGCATTGCGTGATGTATCCCATCGACTGCGTCAAG ACCCGGATGCAGAGTCTACAGCCTGACCCAGCGGCCCGCTATCGCAACGTGTTGGAGGCCCTCTGGAGGATTATAAGAACGGAGGGCCTATGGAGGCCCATGCGGGGGCTGAACGTCACAGCAACGGGCGCAGGCCCTGCCCACGCCCTTTATTTTGCCTGCTACGAAAAGTTAAAAAAGACACTGAGTGATGTAATCCACCCTGGGGGCAATAGCCATATTGCCAATG gTGCAGCTGGGTGTGTGGCAACATTACTTCACGATGCAGCCATGAATCCAGCGGAAG TGGTCAAGCAGAGGATGCAGATGTATAACTCACCATACCACCGGGTGACAGACTGTGTACGGGCAGTGTGGCAAAATGAAGGGGCCGGGGCCTTTTACCGCAGCTACACCACCCAGCTAACCATGAACGTTCCTTTCCAAGCCATTCACTTCATGACCTATGAATTCCTGCAGGAGCACTTTAACCCCCAGAGACGGTACAACCCCAGCTCCCACGTCCTCTCCGGAGCCTGTGCAGGAGCTGTAGCTGCCGCTGCCACAACCCCACTGGACGTTTGCAAAACACTGCTCAACACCCAGGAATCCTTGGCTTTGAACTCAAACATTACAGGACACATCACAGGCATGGCTAGTGCTTTCAGGACGGTATATCAAGTAGGTGGGGTGACCGCCTACTTCCGAGGGGTGCAGGCTAGAGTAATTTACCAGATCCCCTCCACAGCCATCGCGTGGTCTGTGTATGAGTTCTTCAAATACCTAATCACTAAACGGCAAGAAGAGTGGAGGGCAGGCAAGTGA
- the SLC25A28 gene encoding mitoferrin-2 isoform X2: MKSSKLLRPDLSRLVENIPLTPAEQCSFKTFPLYKTRMQSLQPDPAARYRNVLEALWRIIRTEGLWRPMRGLNVTATGAGPAHALYFACYEKLKKTLSDVIHPGGNSHIANGAAGCVATLLHDAAMNPAEVVKQRMQMYNSPYHRVTDCVRAVWQNEGAGAFYRSYTTQLTMNVPFQAIHFMTYEFLQEHFNPQRRYNPSSHVLSGACAGAVAAAATTPLDVCKTLLNTQESLALNSNITGHITGMASAFRTVYQVGGVTAYFRGVQARVIYQIPSTAIAWSVYEFFKYLITKRQEEWRAGK; encoded by the exons ATGAAGAGTTCCAAGCTTCTGAGGCCAGACCTTTCAAGACTGGTTGAAAATATACCATTGACTCCTGCAGAGCAATGCAGTTTCAAAACATTCCCCCTATACAAG ACCCGGATGCAGAGTCTACAGCCTGACCCAGCGGCCCGCTATCGCAACGTGTTGGAGGCCCTCTGGAGGATTATAAGAACGGAGGGCCTATGGAGGCCCATGCGGGGGCTGAACGTCACAGCAACGGGCGCAGGCCCTGCCCACGCCCTTTATTTTGCCTGCTACGAAAAGTTAAAAAAGACACTGAGTGATGTAATCCACCCTGGGGGCAATAGCCATATTGCCAATG gTGCAGCTGGGTGTGTGGCAACATTACTTCACGATGCAGCCATGAATCCAGCGGAAG TGGTCAAGCAGAGGATGCAGATGTATAACTCACCATACCACCGGGTGACAGACTGTGTACGGGCAGTGTGGCAAAATGAAGGGGCCGGGGCCTTTTACCGCAGCTACACCACCCAGCTAACCATGAACGTTCCTTTCCAAGCCATTCACTTCATGACCTATGAATTCCTGCAGGAGCACTTTAACCCCCAGAGACGGTACAACCCCAGCTCCCACGTCCTCTCCGGAGCCTGTGCAGGAGCTGTAGCTGCCGCTGCCACAACCCCACTGGACGTTTGCAAAACACTGCTCAACACCCAGGAATCCTTGGCTTTGAACTCAAACATTACAGGACACATCACAGGCATGGCTAGTGCTTTCAGGACGGTATATCAAGTAGGTGGGGTGACCGCCTACTTCCGAGGGGTGCAGGCTAGAGTAATTTACCAGATCCCCTCCACAGCCATCGCGTGGTCTGTGTATGAGTTCTTCAAATACCTAATCACTAAACGGCAAGAAGAGTGGAGGGCAGGCAAGTGA
- the SLC25A28 gene encoding mitoferrin-2 isoform X4 produces the protein MGVGPRSCVEKPEGWRLCGSAAGCVATLLHDAAMNPAEVVKQRMQMYNSPYHRVTDCVRAVWQNEGAGAFYRSYTTQLTMNVPFQAIHFMTYEFLQEHFNPQRRYNPSSHVLSGACAGAVAAAATTPLDVCKTLLNTQESLALNSNITGHITGMASAFRTVYQVGGVTAYFRGVQARVIYQIPSTAIAWSVYEFFKYLITKRQEEWRAGK, from the exons ATGGGGGTGGGGCCAAGGAGCTGTGTGGAGAAACCAGAAGGTTGGAGGCTGTGTGGAA gTGCAGCTGGGTGTGTGGCAACATTACTTCACGATGCAGCCATGAATCCAGCGGAAG TGGTCAAGCAGAGGATGCAGATGTATAACTCACCATACCACCGGGTGACAGACTGTGTACGGGCAGTGTGGCAAAATGAAGGGGCCGGGGCCTTTTACCGCAGCTACACCACCCAGCTAACCATGAACGTTCCTTTCCAAGCCATTCACTTCATGACCTATGAATTCCTGCAGGAGCACTTTAACCCCCAGAGACGGTACAACCCCAGCTCCCACGTCCTCTCCGGAGCCTGTGCAGGAGCTGTAGCTGCCGCTGCCACAACCCCACTGGACGTTTGCAAAACACTGCTCAACACCCAGGAATCCTTGGCTTTGAACTCAAACATTACAGGACACATCACAGGCATGGCTAGTGCTTTCAGGACGGTATATCAAGTAGGTGGGGTGACCGCCTACTTCCGAGGGGTGCAGGCTAGAGTAATTTACCAGATCCCCTCCACAGCCATCGCGTGGTCTGTGTATGAGTTCTTCAAATACCTAATCACTAAACGGCAAGAAGAGTGGAGGGCAGGCAAGTGA